The following DNA comes from Kitasatospora sp. NBC_01287.
GTGCGGAGTGTCGAGCACGGAGTAGAGGTCGCCGCCGATCCGCGCCTCGTCGGCGGCCGAGGCGTAGCGCACCGCCAACCGCAGCGGCCCGACCTCGGGCCCGGGGCGGCGCAGCAGCGCCCGCTGGGCGGCCTCGGCCACCGAACTGACGGCGGCGAAGGCGGCGGCCCGGCGCATCCGGATCTCCGCGACGTAGGCGCTGAACAGGGTGAGCGCCGCATAGGTGATCATCGAACCGAAGAGGAAGCGCTGGTCGTGCGCCTCGGTGACGTTGTCGTACTGGTTCAGTCCGATCAGCACCGCCAGGCCCACCGTGCAGACCGAGAGCACCCCGAGGGCGGAGAGCGTCAGGGCGGCGATCGAGGGCACCACCGTCATCAGCGGCGCCAGGTAGCGCTCCTTGCCGGTGGAGAGGTCGGCGACGCAGACGGCGACGATCCCCAGCAGGGCCGGAGCGGCCCGCCGCTGCCAGGACAGGTCCCGCAGGTCGACGGCGGCCAGCGCACGCCGCCGCCGCGCCCGGGGCAGGCCCTGGACGGCCGGGACCAAGGGCTGACTGGCGCGGCGGAAGCTGAACACCTGCCGAACATTACGGATATTCGGCCCGGATGCCCGCGTACACGCCCGCCGCCGTTCCGGGCGGCCGGGAGCGGCGCAGGCCGACGTACGGTGCCGCTGCGACTACTGTCAGTCGTCGGACCGTGACGACCATCCCACCGGGTCGACGGCCCACCCTCCCTGGGAATACCCCTAGGGGGTATCGTGTTCTCGACACTACGACGGCGCCACCCCCTGGCGCCCCTTCATCTCTCGATCTCTCGACCTCCCGGAGGCACCGATGTCCAGCACCGTCACCTACACCGTCACCGGCATGAGCTGCGGCCACTGCGAGAAGTCGGTCAGCTCCGAGCTCTCCGCGCTGACCGGTGTCACCGAGGTGGCCGCGGACGCCAAGGCCGGCACCGTGACCGTCTCCTCCGAGCAGCCGCTGGCCCTGGCCGACGTGCGCGCCGCCGTTGACGAGGCCGGCTACGAGCTGGTCGGCCCGGCCGCCTGACGCCGCCCACTCACTGCCGGCCGGTCCGGGCCCGGCGACGGGGGGCACCGCCCCGGCGGCCGCCCCCCGCACCCCGCAGACCTCGCGTAGGAGCCGCACCATGAGCACCGCCACCACCGCCCCCTCCGGCATAAGCGACCGCGTCGAGCTCGCGATCGGGGGCATGACCTGTGCCTCCTGCGCCGCCCGGGTCGAGAAGAAGCTCAACCGGATGGACGGCGTCGCGGCCACGGTCAACTTCGCCACCGAGAAGGCCCGGATCGACTTCGGCCCGGAGACCACGGTGGCCGACCTGATCGCCACCGTCGAGCGCACCGGCTACACCGCCGAGCTGCCCGCGCCGCCGCCGGCCGCCGCCGGGTCGGGCCCGTCGGCCGGGTCGGCCGGGTCGGCCGCCGAACCCGACCCGCAGCGCCGCCGCCTGCTGGTCAGCACCGTGCTCACGGTCCCGGTGGTGCTGCTCTCGATGGTGCCGGCCCTGCAGTTCACCTTCTGGCAGTGGCTCGCCTTCGCGCTCACCGGCCCGGTGGTCGCCTACGGCGGCGCGCCGTTCCACCAGGCCGCCTGGACCAACCTCAGGCACCGCGCGGCCACCATGGACACCCTGGTCTCGCTCGGCACCCTGGCCGCCTTCGGCTGGTCCGTCTGGGCCCTGTTCCTCGGCGGCGCGGGGATGCCGGGGATGAAGCACGCGTTCTCCCTCACGGTCGGCCGCGGCGACGCCGCGTCGACGCTCTACCTGGAGACCGCGGCCGCCGTCACCACGCTGATCCTGCTCGGCCGCTGGCTGGAGGCCCGCTCCAAGCGCCGGGCGGGCGCCGCGCTGCACGCCCTGCTCGACCTCGGCGCCAAGGAGGTCGCGGTGCTGCGGGACGGGCGCGAGGTCCGCGTCCCGGTGGCCGAGCTGAGCGTCGGCACCCGCTTCGTGGTTCGGCCCGGCGAGAAGATCGCCACCGACGGCGTGGTGGTCGAGGGCGCCTCGGCCGTGGACGCCTCGATGCTCACCGGCGAATCGGTGCCGGTCGAGGTCTCGGTCGGCGACAGCGTGACCGGCGCCACCGTCAACGCGGGCGGCCGCCTGGTGGTCCAGGCCCGCCGGGTCGGCGCGGACACCCAGCTGGCCCGGATGGCCGAGCTGGTCGAGCAGGCGCAGAACGGCAAGGCCGCCGCCCAGCGGCTGGCCGACCGGATCTCCGCGGTCTTCGTCCCGGTGGTGATCCTGATCGCGCTGGCCACCCTGGCCGGGTGGCTGCTGGCCGGTGGCAGCGCCACCGAGGCCTTCACCGCCGCCGTCGCCGTGCTGATCATCGCCTGCCCGTGCGCGCTGGGCCTGGCCACCCCGACCGCGCTGCTGGTGGGCACGGGGCGCGGCGCCCAGCTGGGCATCCTGATCAAGGGCCCCGAGGTGCTGGAGACCACCCGGCGGGTGGACACCATCGTGCTGGACAAGACCGGCACCGTGACCACCGGCGCCATGGCGCTGACCGCGGTGCACACCGCCGAGGGTGTCGCCACCGAGCAGGCACTGCGCCTGGCCGGAGCGCTGGAGCACGCCTCCGAGCACCCGATCGCCCGGGCCATCGCCGCCGCGGCGAGCGACCGGGTCGGCCCGCTGCCCTCCGTCGAGCGGTTCGAGAACCTGCCGGGGCGCGGCGTGCGCGGCCTGGTGGACGGGCACGCGGTGCTGGCCGGCCGGGCGAGCCTGCTGGCCGACCTGGCGCACCCGCTCGGCCCCGCTCTGGCCGCAGCCAAGGGCGCCGCCGAGGCCGCAGGGCGCACCGCCGTCGTGGTCGGCTGGGACGGCGCGGCCCGCGCGGTCCTGGAGGTGGCCGATGCCGTCAAGCCCACCAGCGCGCAGGCGGTGCGCGAGTTGCGCGCGCTCGGCCTGCGCCCGGTGCTGCTGACCGGCGACCACAGCGCGGTGGCGCTGGCGGTGGCGGCGGAGGTCGGCATCGAGCCGGCCGACGTGATCGCCGAGGTGCTGCCCGAGCAGAAGGTCGCGGTGGTCAAGCGCCTGCAGCAGGAGGGCCGTGCGGTGGCGATGGTGGGCGACGGCGTGAACGACGCCGCCGCGCTCGCCCAGGCCGACCTCGGGCTCGCGCTCGGCACCGGCACCGACGCCGCGATCGAGGCCGCCGACCTGACCCTGGTCCGCGGTGACCTGCGGGTGGCGGCCGACGCGATCCGGCTCTCCCGGCGGACCCTGGGCACCATCAAGGGCAACCTCTTCTGGGCCTTCGCCTACAACGTGGCGGCCCTCCCGCTGGCCGCCGCCGGGCTGCTGGACCCGATGGTGGCCGGGGCCACCATGGCCTTCTCCTCGGTCTTCGTGGTCACCAACAGCCTGCGCCTGCGCCGCTTCGGCACCTGACCTCCGCCTGCCTGGCTGCCCTGCTTGCCTGCCTGCCTGCCTGGCTGCCGCCCACCCGGGCTGTCCCGGCGGTGAGCTCCTCGGCGCTACCGCCCGAGGAGCTCACCGCCGTTGCAGTGCAGGATCTCGCCGGTGATGAAGCCCGCCCCGGCCGAGGCCAGGAACTCCACCGCCGCGGCCACCTCGCCCCGCTCGCCGACCCGGCCCAGCAGGGTGCGCGCGGCCCGGCGCGAGACCTCGGCCTCGTCCAGCCGCGGCCCGAAGAACTCGGTGCCGGCCACCGTGCCGGGCGCCACGATGTTCGCGGTGATCCCGGAGGGGCCGAGCTGGGCGGCCAGGAAGTGGTTCCAGGCGTGCAGCGAGGCCTTGGCGGCCCCGTAGGAGCCGGCCCCGCGCAGCGCCGCGATCGAGCTGATGGTGATCACCCGGCCCCCGCCCGGGGTGAGCCGGTCGCGCACCGACTCGGTGAGCAGCACGGCGGTGAGCACGTTGCGCTCGAAGTCGCCGCGCCAGCGGGCCAGCAGCGCGTGCGGGCCGGCCCCGAAACCGGTCTCCCGGCTGCCGGCGTTGTTGACCAGCACGTCGATCCGGGCCGGCAGCGCGGCCAGCGCCGCCTCCACGGCCTCCGGGTCGGCCAGGTCGCAGACCAGCGGGGCGACGCCGCCGCCGAGCCCCTCGGCGGCCTGCTCCAGCACCGCGCGCCGCCGCCCGACGATCACCACCGAGTCACCCGCCTCGACGAACCGACGGGCGATCTCCAGGCCGATCCCGGTCCCACCGCCGGTGACGACAACGCTCCTGGCCATCTGCTTCTCTCCCGCCCAGTCCGCACCGGCGCCCAGTCCGTACCGGAATGCCACGATTCCTATCACGCTGGGTTGCCATCGCTGCGGGGAGGGTGACACCCGGCGGCGCGGGTCCGGTGTGGTATGAGCGGGTGAACCGGAGGCCGCGGGGGCCGGCGAGAGACAACTCACACCACCCCGACGTAACTTTGCCGACCCTGATACGTCTTACCTTGGTGAGAGCGGCCGACGATTCGCGGAACGGCACGCGCGGTGCACCTCCCCTGGATGTGCCGCGCGCCCGCGGTCGGCGGACGCCACGGGGCTCCGGCGGGCCCCGGGTGCGCACGGCGCTGCCGGGCGGTGGGGTGGTCAGGAACGCTTTGAGCGGCCGTTCCGGACCTCGCCCACCCCCCGGGCGCCGTGCGCTGTACCGCCGCCCACCTCACGCTTCCCGCTTCCCGCTTCCCGCTTCCCGCACAGCATGGTGAAGGCCCCGCAGCACGGCTGCGGGGCCTTCGGCACAACGGGCGCCCCACCGGAGCACCGGCGGGGGCGAGCCGCGCTCAGCGCTTGTCGAGCGCCACGTAGTCGCGGATCGCGGTGCCGGTGTAGATCTGGCGCGGGCGGCCGATCCGGCTGGTCGGGTCGTTGATCATCTCGTGCCAGTGGGCGATCCACCCGGGCAGCCGGCCCAGCGCGAACAGCACGGTGAACATGCTGGTCGGGAAGCCCATCGCGCGGTAGATCAGGCCGGTGTAGAAGTCGACGTTCGGGTAGAGCTTGCGCGAGACGAAGAAGTCGTCGTTGAGCGCGTGCTCCTCCAGCTTGAGCGCGATCTCCAGCAGCTCGTCCGACTTGCCCAGCTGCGCCAGCACGTCGTGCGCCAGGCCCTTGACCAGCGCGGCGCGCGGGTCGAAGGCCTTGTACACGCGGTGGCCGAAGCCCATCAGCTTGACGCCGTCCTCGCGGTTCTTCACCTTGCGGATGAAGGCGTCGACGTCGCCGCCGTCGGCCTGGATCTGCTCCAGCATCTCCAGCACCGCCTGGTTGGCACCGCCGTGCAGCGGGCCCCAGAGCGCCGAGATGCCGGCCGAGATCGAGGCGAACTGGTTCGCGTGGCTGGAGCCGACCAGGCGCACCGTCGAGGTGGAGCAGTTCTGCTCGTGGTCGGCGTGCAGGATGAAGAGCTTGTCCAGCGCGTTGACGATCACCGGGTTGAGCTCGTAGTCCTGGGCCGGGACCGCGAAGGTCATCCGCAGGAAGTTCTCGACGTAGCTCAGGTCGTTGCGCGGGTAGACGAAGGGCTGGCCGACGGACTTCTTGTAGGCGTAGGCCGCGATGGTCGGCAGCTTCGCCAGCAGGCGGACCGTCGACAGGTGGCGCTGGTCCGCGTCGAAGGGGTTGTGGCTGTCCTGGTAGAAGGTCGACAGCGCGCCGACCACCGAGGAGAGCATCGCCATCGGGTGCGCGTCCCGGGGGAAGCCCTGGTAGAAGCGCTTGACGTCCTCGTGCAGCAGCGTGTGCTGGGTGATCTCGCTGTTGAACTCCGCCAGCTGGTCGGCGGAGGGCAGCTGACCGTTGATCAGGAGGTACGCGGTCTCGATGAAGCTGCCCTGCTCGGCGAGCTGCTCGATCGGGTAACCGCGGTAGCGGAGGATGCCGTTGTCACCGTCCACGAAGGTGATCGCGGACTTGTAGGCAGCGGTGTTGCCGAAGCCGTTGTCCAGGGTGACCAGGCCGGTCTGCGGGAGCAGCTTCGAGATGTCGAAGCCGGCGTTCCCCGCAGTGCTCTCGACGACGGGGTACTCGTACTCGCCGCCCTGGTACCGCAGTACTACCGCGTTTTGACTGTTCTCGCTCACGCGCTTCCTCACCGACGAAATGAAAATCCGCTTCCAAGGTGCCCTGCCCGTCCACCCTCCCCCATCCGGAGGACGACCGCGCACCCGGGGTGGCCCAAAAGAGCCGTGCACCACAAGAACCGACGGCCCAGCCCGTATGAACCGGACAAGATCGCGGCAAGACTAGGCTGGTCCATCAATTTCTTCACGTCAAGATACCCCCGCCGAGGCCCTCGCCCCCATTCGGCCTCAGATGATCATCCAATGGACAGTCGGTGATCCAGCGCTGAATGGCGGCGGCCCGCGCTCACGGTGCGCACCGCCTGCCCGATCGCCTTGCGCGAGCCGACCAGCACCACCAGCTTCTTCGCCCGGGTGACCGCCGTGTAGAGCAGGTTGCGCTGCAGCATGGTCCACGCCGAGGTGGTGACCGGAATCACCACCGCTGGATACTCGCTGCCCTGCGAGCGGTGGATCGTGACGGCGTAGGCGTGCTGCAGCTCGTCCAGTTCGTCGAAGTCGTAGGGCACCTCCTCGTCCTCGTCGGTCAGCACGGTCAGCCGCTGGTCCTCCACGCTCAGCGCGGTGACGACCCCCACCGTGCCGTTGAAGACGCCGTTCTGGCCCTTGTCGTAGTTGTTGCGGATCTGGGTGACCTTGTCGCCCACCCGGAAGGTGCGCCCGCCGAAGCGCTTCTCGGCCAGCCCCTCGCGCCCTGGGGTGACGGCGGCCTGGAGCAGCGTGTTGAGGTTGCCCGCACCGGCCGGGCCGCGGTGCATCGGGGCCAGCACCTGCACGTCCCGCCGGGGGTCCAGCCGGAACCGCTGCGGGATCCGGCGGGCCACCACGTCCACCACCAGACCGGCCGCGCGCTCGGTGTCGTCCTCCACGAAGAGGAAGAAGTCGGGCAGCCCGTCGGTGAGCGGCGGCTGGCCCTCATTGATCCGGTGCGCGTTCACCACCACGCCGGACTGCTGCGCCTGGCGGAAGATCCGGGTCAGTCGCACCGACGGGACCGGGCCGTCCGCGGCGAGCAGGTCGCGCAGCACCTCGCCGGCGCCGACCGAGGGCAGCTGGTCCACGTCCCCCACGAAGAGCAGGTGCGCGCCCGGCGCCACCGCCTTGACCAGCTTGTTGGCCAGGATCAGGTCCAGCATCGAGGCCTCGTCCACCACCACCAGGTCGGCGTCCAGCGGCCGGTCCCGGTCGTAGGCCGCGTCACCACCCGGACGCAGCTCCAGCAGCCGGTGCACGGTGGAGGCCT
Coding sequences within:
- a CDS encoding heavy-metal-associated domain-containing protein; amino-acid sequence: MSSTVTYTVTGMSCGHCEKSVSSELSALTGVTEVAADAKAGTVTVSSEQPLALADVRAAVDEAGYELVGPAA
- a CDS encoding cation-translocating P-type ATPase is translated as MSTATTAPSGISDRVELAIGGMTCASCAARVEKKLNRMDGVAATVNFATEKARIDFGPETTVADLIATVERTGYTAELPAPPPAAAGSGPSAGSAGSAAEPDPQRRRLLVSTVLTVPVVLLSMVPALQFTFWQWLAFALTGPVVAYGGAPFHQAAWTNLRHRAATMDTLVSLGTLAAFGWSVWALFLGGAGMPGMKHAFSLTVGRGDAASTLYLETAAAVTTLILLGRWLEARSKRRAGAALHALLDLGAKEVAVLRDGREVRVPVAELSVGTRFVVRPGEKIATDGVVVEGASAVDASMLTGESVPVEVSVGDSVTGATVNAGGRLVVQARRVGADTQLARMAELVEQAQNGKAAAQRLADRISAVFVPVVILIALATLAGWLLAGGSATEAFTAAVAVLIIACPCALGLATPTALLVGTGRGAQLGILIKGPEVLETTRRVDTIVLDKTGTVTTGAMALTAVHTAEGVATEQALRLAGALEHASEHPIARAIAAAASDRVGPLPSVERFENLPGRGVRGLVDGHAVLAGRASLLADLAHPLGPALAAAKGAAEAAGRTAVVVGWDGAARAVLEVADAVKPTSAQAVRELRALGLRPVLLTGDHSAVALAVAAEVGIEPADVIAEVLPEQKVAVVKRLQQEGRAVAMVGDGVNDAAALAQADLGLALGTGTDAAIEAADLTLVRGDLRVAADAIRLSRRTLGTIKGNLFWAFAYNVAALPLAAAGLLDPMVAGATMAFSSVFVVTNSLRLRRFGT
- a CDS encoding SDR family NAD(P)-dependent oxidoreductase yields the protein MARSVVVTGGGTGIGLEIARRFVEAGDSVVIVGRRRAVLEQAAEGLGGGVAPLVCDLADPEAVEAALAALPARIDVLVNNAGSRETGFGAGPHALLARWRGDFERNVLTAVLLTESVRDRLTPGGGRVITISSIAALRGAGSYGAAKASLHAWNHFLAAQLGPSGITANIVAPGTVAGTEFFGPRLDEAEVSRRAARTLLGRVGERGEVAAAVEFLASAGAGFITGEILHCNGGELLGR
- a CDS encoding citrate synthase, whose amino-acid sequence is MSENSQNAVVLRYQGGEYEYPVVESTAGNAGFDISKLLPQTGLVTLDNGFGNTAAYKSAITFVDGDNGILRYRGYPIEQLAEQGSFIETAYLLINGQLPSADQLAEFNSEITQHTLLHEDVKRFYQGFPRDAHPMAMLSSVVGALSTFYQDSHNPFDADQRHLSTVRLLAKLPTIAAYAYKKSVGQPFVYPRNDLSYVENFLRMTFAVPAQDYELNPVIVNALDKLFILHADHEQNCSTSTVRLVGSSHANQFASISAGISALWGPLHGGANQAVLEMLEQIQADGGDVDAFIRKVKNREDGVKLMGFGHRVYKAFDPRAALVKGLAHDVLAQLGKSDELLEIALKLEEHALNDDFFVSRKLYPNVDFYTGLIYRAMGFPTSMFTVLFALGRLPGWIAHWHEMINDPTSRIGRPRQIYTGTAIRDYVALDKR